A region from the Neurospora crassa OR74A linkage group V, whole genome shotgun sequence genome encodes:
- the mcb gene encoding camp-dependent protein kinase regulatory chain, variant: MSSTGFTSPFGNANPFGSSGRSESGPMHRLVEEDENDTITSPTTPHFGVKNNAAPAFWNGFGGDAPSDMPVRRQPDDFPAHYNLGRRTSVSAESLKPVTDNSDNWSPPVHPKTAEQLERLKKAISGNFLFNHLEDDQSAQVLGALVEKPVPAKGIKVITQGDAGDYFYVVEKGRFEVYVNSTGALQPGPDGMGQKVGEIAEGGSFGELALMYNAPRAATVVSAEPQCTLWALDRVTFRRILMESTFSRRRMYESFLEEVPILKTLTPYERSKIADALESQKYPAGHEIILEGDPGHSFFLLEAGEAAAFKRGNDSPVKNYKKGDFFGELALLNDAPRAASVISQTEVKVARLGKNAFQRLLGPIESILRRTRYVEAEEVDPLQVS, encoded by the exons ATGTCGAGCACAGGTTTCACCAGCCCTTTTGGGAACGCAAACCCGTTTGGCAGTTCAGGCAGATCTGAGTCTGGGCCAATGCATAGGCTggttgaggaagacgagaaTGATACTATTACTTCGCCTACAACTCCCCATTTCGGCGTCAAGAACAACGCTGCGCCCGCTTTCTGGAACGGCTTTGGTGGCGATGCTCCGTCAGACATGCCCGTCCGGCGCCAACCTGATGACTTCCCTGCTCACTACAACTTGGGTCGCCGGACCTCCGTTTCGGCAGAATCCCTGAAACCAGTCACGGATAACTCCGACAACTGGTCACCTCCTGTTCATCCAAAGACAGCAGAGCAACTTGAGCGTTTGAAGAAAGCCATCAGCGGCAACTTTCTTTTCAACCACCTTGAGGACGACCAGAGTGCCCAAGTATTGGGTGCTTTGGTAGAGAAGCCGGTGCCTGCCAAAGGAATCAAG GTGATCACTCAAGGCGATGCCGGTGATTATTTCTATGTGGTAGAGAAGGGAAGATTCGAGGTTTATGTCAACAGCACCGGCGCTCTTCAACCCGGCCCAGACGGCATGGGACAGAAGGTTGGCGAGATAGCGGAGGGTGGCTCTTTTGGCGAGCTTGCCCTCATGTACAACGCACCCCGTGCTGCTACTGTTGTCTCTGCTGAGCCCCAGTGCACACTATGGGCGCTTGATCGTGTCACCTTCCGACGAATTCTCATGGAATCGACCTTTTCTCGTCGTCGGATGTACGAGAGCTTTCTCGAAGAAGTGCCCATCCTCAAGACCCTCACGCCATATGAGCGGTCCAAGATTGCGGATGCTCTCGAAAGCCAGAAGTACCCGGCTGGCCATGAGATCATTCTTGAGGGTGACCCCGGccactccttcttcctgTTAGAGGCTGGCGAGGCGGCAGCGTTCAAGCGAGGAAACGATTCTCCAGTTAAGAACTACAAGAAGGGTGATTTCTTCGGTGAGCTTGCGCTGCTGAATGATGCCCCTCGCGCGGCCAGCGTCATCAGCCAAACTGAGGTCAAGGTTGCCAGGCTTGGCAAGAATGCTTTTCAAAGGTTGCTTGGTCCGATTGAAAGCATTTTGCGGAGGACTAGGTACGTCGAAGCGGAAGAGGTGGATCCTTTGCAGGTGTCTTGA